A single genomic interval of Heliangelus exortis chromosome 20, bHelExo1.hap1, whole genome shotgun sequence harbors:
- the QPRT gene encoding nicotinate-nucleotide pyrophosphorylase [carboxylating], with protein sequence MAASRPDPWSFLPPHQLQAMARAWLDEDAPTFDPTSGIIGRAPRLAQLLCSSPGVLAGSPLAEAVFGVTGCEVTWRVAEGSPLPPQRTVVAEVKGPGASLLLAERVALNLLGRCSGVATVAAKAVSVAQGVQWGGVIAGTRKTTPGFRLAEKYALEVGGADPHRHVLGGGGLLLLKDNHLAAARAPLEQVVEVARRAGGFTRRLGVECSTQGEAMAAAGAGADIVLLDNFTPQELHATAAVVKAAHPRVTLEASGGINLETLPQFLGPHIDVISMGCLTHSAPALDFSLRVLSPGEGDGDEGTR encoded by the exons ATGGCCGCCTCCCGCCCAGACCCCTGGTCCTTCCTCCCCCCACACCAGCTCCAGGCCATGGCTCGGGCTTGGTTGGATGAAGATGCCCCGACCTTTGATCCCACCTCGGGGATCATCGGTCGGGCCCCCCGCCTggcccagctcctctgcagctccccgGGGGTCCTGGCGGGTTCCCCCTTGGCCGAGGCCGTTTTTGGGGTGACGGGGTGTGAGGTGACCTGGCGGGTGGCCGAAGGGTCCCCATTGCCCCCCCAGAGGACGGTGGTGGCCGAGGTCAAAGGTCCCGGGGCTTCTTTGCTCTTGGCCGAGAGAGTGGCCCTAAATCTCCTGGGGCGCTGCAGCGGGGTGGCCACGGTGGCCGCAAAGGCCGTTTCGGTAGCCCAAGGGGTGCAGTGGGGGGGGGTGATAGCCGGGACCCGTAAAACCACCCCTGGCTTCCGACTGGCTGAGAAATATGCACTGGAAGTTGGGGGGGCCGACCCCCACCGCCAcgttttggggggggggggactgctgctgctgaaggacaaTCACCTGGCGGCTGCCCGAGCCCCCCTTGAGCAG GTGGTGGAGGTGGCCCGGCGGGCAGGGGGCTTCACTCGCCGGCTGGGGGTGGAGTGCAGCACACAGGGGGAGGCCATGGCAGCGGCTGGGGCCGGCGCTGACATCGTCCTCCTGGACAACTTCACCCCCCAG GAGCTCCACGCCACAGCTGCGGTGGTCAAGGCCGCCCACCCCCGGGTGACCCTGGAGGCCAGTGGTGGGATCAACCTGGAGACTCTGCCTCAGTTTTTGGGGCCCCACATTGATGTCATCTCCATGGGGTGTCTGACCCACAGTGCCCCGGCTCTCGACTTCTCCCTTCGTgtcctgagccctggggaaggggatggggatgaggggaCACGCTGA